The Mycobacterium riyadhense sequence CGCCGGGGATGTTCCAGCGCATGCCGGACAGTTTCAGTCGCTGGCCGACGAGGGATTTGCAGCCGGCCTCGACGACTCCGGAGCCGACGAACATGCCGTGTGCGCGGAAGTAGGCGTAGCGCATCCGGTGGGCGTTGGTCTTGAAGTACGGCAGTGCTCTTGCCGTCTGGTGGGCGGTGTCGTCTGGTAGTTGCGGCAGGAGCCGCTCGGTTTGGGTGACCAGGGTTTCGATGTCGCCGGCGTCGAGGTCGGCCAGGCGGGCGGCCAACCAGTCCAGGTGCTCATCGCCGAGGACGCCGGTGAGGTGCGCGGCGAGGGCGTGCAGGTGTTCGCGGGCGTGGTAGAGGTCCACGATCGGGGTGGCCGCGGGCAGGATCGCGGTGGCCAGGTTCCAGATCCAGGGCGCGCCGTCGCCGAGGACGACCAGTTGGCGGATGGCATCGGCGCCGCGGCGGCGGGCCTCGGCCGCCACCAGGGTGGTGAATTCGGCCACGGGGGCGAAGCTGGCCAGGTAGCTGGTGGAGTCCGGGTCGCGCACTGGCCGGCCGTCGGTGTCGACGGTGGTCTGGGTGAACAGGGCGGCGAGTTTGACCTCGCGGGTGCGGGCCCGCCCGTCGGGGGCCTTGCCGGCACGCCCGGTGGTGGCGGCGGGCACCATCGGCACGCCGGTGCCGTCGATGGCGAGGTAGAGCTTGTCGGGCAGCACCGCCGGTGGCAGCACGCGCACCCGGCGGGCCGCGATGGCGGCCGACTCGGCGGCGATGCGCGCCGCGACGGCGGCACCGTCGTTTTCGGCGCTGCGTTCGATCCGCTTGGGGTTCAACCGGATTCCGGCCAGCTCAGCGAGCAGGTCGGACGCGGTGGCGAACGGTTGCGCGGCCCCGGCGCGGGCCACCATCCGGCGCAGTCCCGGCGACAGCGACGCCCCGGTAACACCGAGCACGTCGTCACGCGGAACGAGGCCGCGCCCGCACCCGCCGCAGTGGTAGTAGGCGCGGCGCAGTTCGACCGGCCCCAGCACGGTCTGGATCGTCTTGGTCCGGTAGCCGACGAACTCGGCCGCATGACCTGCACTGCAGTCGATCCGGGGTCCGCGGTGGCCGGTGTCGGCGGCCAGCAATCGGCCTAGCAGCGAGGCACCGAGCCGGGTCATCGCGGTGCGGATCGCCAGCTCCACGGCCTCCAAATCCTCCCCTGAGGTACCCAGCGACCGCACGGCCAGCGCGGCCAGCCGGTCTACCTCGGCCGCGAACTCCGCTTCGAGCGCCTCTCGGAGCCCCCTTTTTCGGCCTGCGTGTCGACCGTGGACGAAACCGTGCCGGCCGCACCGGGCGGGCGCGCCTCACAGATGGCTTCGTTGACCGCCACGATCTGCTCGCTCACCGCCGCGAAGCGGTGGTAATTGGCCAGCTCGGCGCGCACCTTGTCCACCTCCTCGGCCGACAACTGCCGCCCCTTGGTACCGCGCCCGGCCACGGTGCGCGTCCACAGATACCGCGGCCCGTGCCCGGGGTGATCCGGTTGCGCGCACGCGCAGTTGGGTTTCCCGCAGCGACGGTAGTTCTCGCTGATCGAGCCGCGCCGGAAATCGCCCGTCGCGGCCAGCTGCTCGTAGAGCCTGGTCCGCTGCCCCTCCAGATCGTCCAACGACGGATCCACCATCCACGCTCCTAGTCTGGTTGTTTATACCACAACCAGACTATCGCGCCACCAGCCGCAATCCCGAGCACCTACATTCGTGTCGCACACCCGGCCGCACGGGGTAAACGAGTACCCAAATTACCGCCCGCAAGTAGCCCAGTTACTGGCCCAGCGTGTTCTGCATCGCGCCAGCCAGCACGTTCACCGCGGGACCGGCGTTGCCAGACTGGCAGACCTTGGCCTGCAGCAACACATTTTCGCGCAGCCGGGTTTGATCGAAGCAGCGACGATCGGTGCCCGCTTCTTGTTTGGTCCACGCGGAATCCGCAGCGCCGGGTGGCCCGCCGGCGAACGACCACACCTGGGTGATTCCGTTGTCCAAGTGCATCGCGGTGGTCTGCCCTGAGCAACCCGCGGTCCGGTCGACAACACGGTGGAAGGCCCGGTCGGCGGCGTCGTTGGTAGCGAACACCCCAACCGCCTGCTTGACGTAGTGGGTTTGGTCGGTGGCCGACGTCTGCGTGGTCGCTCCGTTGAACGACGCCAGGTCGGGATCGTTGTACACCTCGGGCAGCCCGATGTCCGCCCAGTTGTTGCACACCGGCTCGTCGACCCAAAACGCCTGGAAGGGCTCGGTGAACACCGACTCCCACCCCATTGGGCCGCCGACGATATTGCCGACCGATCCTCTGCCGAGGACCGCGTAGTTCACCACTCCCGGCTCCGACGGGTTCGCAGCGGCAATCGGCACTGCGAGCATTCCGGCGATACCCAGGCCGCAGCTCAACACCGCGGCGGTGACGCGCATCGTCATGGCCCGATCATGCCAGGCGCGACGAACGTCGAGTTGTCAGGCCGAAATGCGTCGTCCAAACCGCCCAACAGCTCGACGTTGGACGCCTAGCTCAGATTGGCCCGAACCCCCTCCTCGACTTTCTTGCCAAGATCGGCGTCTACGTTGCGCCAGTACTCGAACACCCGCGACAGCACCGGCTCCTTCACACCCTTGGAGACGTGTCCAATAATGTTGTGCGCCAAACGGTCCCGCGCGTCATCGTCGAGCACCTCACGGACCATGGTGCCGGCCTGCCCCCAGTCGTCGTCCTCGGCCCGCAGCGTGTACGCGGCCCGGATCATCTCACCGTCGGCGTACCAGCGCACCTCGGCGGCGCGTGCCGGGTCGGCTTGCGGGCCACCGTAGGAGTTGGGCGCATAGACCGGATCCGAGACGTTGTGGATGCGCATTGCCCCGTCTTTGGAGTAGCTGTGCACCTCTACTTTCGGCGTATTGACCGGTATCTGCTTGTAATTGGTCCCCAGCCGGGCACGGTGTGCATCGGCGTAGGAGAAGCCGCGAGCCAGCAGCATCTTGTCCGGACTGAGGCCGGTGCCGGGCACGATGTTGTTGGGCTCGAAGGCGGCCTGCTCGATCTCGGTGTGGTAGTCGGTGACGTTGCGGTCGAGCGTCAGCCTGCCGACTTCGATCAACGGATAGTCGCCGTGCGGCCACACTTTGGTCAGATCGAACGGGTTGAAGCGGTAGGTCTTGGCCTCCTCGAACGGCATGATCTGCATCTTGAGCGTCCAGCTCGGGTACTCACCACGCTCAATGGCCTCGTAGAGATCCCGCTGGTGGTAGTCACCGTCTTCGCCGGCAAGGCGGTCGGCCTCCTCCTGAGTCAAGAAGTCGGCGCCCTGATCGGTCTTGAAGTGGTACTTCACCCAGAAGATCTCGCCGGCGGAGTTGATCCAGCTGTAGGCGTGACTGCTGTAGCCGTTCATATGCCGCCAGCTCTTGGGGATGCCCCGGTCACCCATTAGCCAAGTCACCTGATGCGCCGACTCGGGCGAGAGAGTCCAGAAGTCCCACTGCATGTTGTGGTCGCGCAGATTGGTTGCCGCCATGCGCTTCTGCGACCGGATGAAGTGCTGGAACTTCAGCGGATCGCGCACGAAGAAGATCGGCGTGTTGTTGCCGACCATGTCGAAGTTGCCCTCCGCCGTATAGAACTTCAGCGCGAAGCCGCGCGGATCCCGCCAGGTGTCTGGGCTGCCACGCTCACCGGCAACCGTGGAGAACCGGATCAGTGTGTCGGTCTTGGTACCCGGCTGAAAAACCGCGGCGCTGGTGTACTTGCTGACGTCGTTGGTCACCTCGAAGTGGCCGAACGCGCCGCCGCCCTTGGCGTGCGGTTGACGTTCCGGGATGCGTTCCCGGTTGAACATGGCCATCTGCTCGATGAGGTAGTGGTCCTGCAGCAGAATCGGGCCATCGGGTCCGATCGTCAACGACTGATCGTCACTGGGTGCGGGGCCGCCGCCGTCAGTGGTGGTGTAGCGTTTCGTCATTCGCTATCTCCTCCTTGCCGAATAAGGTTAGGTATCAAGCGCTTTCAGTGCGCTACCGCGCAACTAGGCATCACAGTAGAGCCAGCGATCGCGCGACACAGCGGTCACGCCAACCGAGAAAATGATCAAAGTCCGGCCGCTAGCGTCCGGGCGGACTAGTGGGGAGAGTGGCCGGACCCGTTGTCGGCGGCGGAACGGGAACGGAACCGCCGGGACCAACTACCCCAGGGGGCGGTGGGCCGGGTAGGAACCCAGGACCGATACCCGCAGGCGGAGGTCCTCCCTGGAACCAGTACCACCCGGCCCCTGGACCGGAACCACCGGGGCCTCCGGAACCTCCAGTTCGGAATATGCCGAAGTGATGGCGGTGGTGATGGCATTTGCCGCCCCCGGCCACTATCGCACCGGCGAAGAATATCGTCGACGCGATGAAAACAATCCCGGCGATGATCACCACCCAGGCTGCGGCCCGGTACAGCCGGGACGGCTTCTCCCATGCCGGCGGCGGTGGAGGCGGAGCTGTTGCGACGGGGGCTGGGGGTTCCGGTGTTTCGCTCATATCTTTGAATATCCACTCAAGCCGGTATGACCGTAAAGGGTTCCGACGACAAAGTTGTCATGAATTGACGTAGCCCGGTGCTCTGCTGAACACCGGGCGCGTAGGTATGGGTGCGCTACCGACCGGGTGTCGGCGAGGGCGCGATCGATGGCGCAACCGACGTCGGCACCTGCCCGGGTCCGGCCGGCCCGGTACCAGGATTGACCGCCGGTGCACCGGTATCTGGAAGACGGTGCATCATCCCATGCTTGAAGTGATGCCGGTGGTGATGGCCGCCGTGCCCGGTGAGCATGCCCAGCCGGAAGCCGGTGAAGAAGATGACCGAGACGATGAACACGATCCCGGCAACGATGACTACCCAGGCTGCGGCTTTGAAGACCTTGGGGGTCTGGTACGCCGGTGGATTTGCCGTCGGTGGTGGCGGTGGTGCTACTGCGGTAGAAGTTTCACTCATGAGACGCATGATGCCTGGGCAAACAATAGTCGCGGCTATGCGTTACTTATGTAGCAGCTGTGAGCCCAACTCTCGTTGGCGAAGCTGTAGCTGCCGTTATCATTTTCGGCGTGTCGTCGCGGTGCTCTCGGCGACCGACAGTACGCACCGCGCCAGGCGACCGGGGTGTCGTCGGTGGCGTCCGGCGCGGGCGCGGGCGGATCAGGTTCTTCGGGCTGAGCTTATGAGTTTTCTATGAGGTTATGTAGCGCGACATCGATCGTCTGACACGGCGCGTACCTTGCTTTCGTTGTTCCGACGGCCGGGGAACCGCCGGGGCCTAGTAAATAACCGCGTGACGGGTTTGCTAATGGGGGGTTGACATGTCGTATGTGATTGCGGCGCCGGAGATAATGGCGGCGGCGGCAACGGATCTGGCCCGAATCGAATCGGCGCTCAGCACGGCCAACGCGGCCGCGATGGCTCAGACGACGTCACTGCTTGCGGCGGGCGCCGATGAGGTGTCGGTCGCAGTCGCGGCGCTGTTTTCCGCCCACGGCCAGGGGTATCAGGCGCTCAGTGCGCAGGCGGCGGCGTTTCATGACCAGTTCATGCGGGCTCTGGCCGCGGGGGCGGGCTCGTATGCCAGTGCGGAGGCCGCGTCCGCCACGCCTATGCAGGAGCTGCTCAATCTGATCAATGCCCCATTCGTGACGCTGACCGGGCGCCCGCTGATCGGCAACGGCGCCAACGGGGCCCCGGAAAGCGGGGCCAATGGCGGGGCCGGCGGGTGGTTGATCGGCAACGGCGGCGCCGGCGGGTCCGGTGCCACCGCTGTTGGCGACGGTAAGGCCGGCGGTAACGGCGGGCCCGCCGGGCTGTTCGGCAACGGCGGGGCAGGCGGGGCCGGCGGGAACTCACTGAGCGGCACCGGCGGGGCCGGCGGCCGTGGCGGCGACGCCATGCTGTTCGGCAACGGCGGCCCCGGCGGGGCCGGCGGGTGGGCAGGGGGCACTGCCCAAGTCGCCGGGGCCGGCGGGGCCGGCGGCAACGCCGGTTCGCTCTTCGGCGCCGCCGGGACCGGCGGCGTCGGAGGGTCCGCCACAGACACCGGCGGTGACGGCGGGCCCGGCGGGGCCGGCGGGGCCGGCGGGATGTTCGCCAGCGGCGGGGCCGGCGGGGCCGGCGGGTCTGGCGGCAACACCGACGGTGACGGCGGGGCCGGCGGGGCCGGCGGGGCCGGCGGGCTGTTCGGCGCCGGCGGTGACGGCGGGGCCGGCGGGGCTGGCGGGACCACCGCCACCGGCGGGGCCGGCGGGGCCGGGGGCAACGCCGGCATGCTCTCGGTCGGTGCCGCCGGCGGCGCCGGCGGCAGCGGCGGGTCCGGGGACGGTATCGGCGGTGACGGCGGGGCCGGTGGGACCGGCAGCTTAATCTTGGGCGCCGGCGGCGCCGGCGGCGCCGGCGGCAGCGGCGGGACCACCGTTAGCCCCGGCATCGGCGGGGCCGGCGGGTTAGGTGGGGCCGGCGGCTTAGTCATAGGCTCTGGCGGCAGCGGCGGCGCCGGCGGGTTCGGCACCATCACCGGCGGGGCCGGCGGGGCCGGCGGCAAGCCCGGACTGATTGGCAACGGCGGTGACGGGGGTGCCGGAGGCGACGGCGGCATCGGCGGCGGCGCCGGTGGGGCCGGCGGCAACGCCGTGCTGATCGGCAACGGCGGCAACGGCGGCAACGGCGGTGGCTTCGGGCCCGTCAAGGGCAACGGCGGCACCGGCGGCACCGGCGGGCTGCTGCTCGGCCTGAACGGGATCAACGGGACGAAGGGCGTATAGCCACGGGGCCCTCGGGGCCCGCGCGCATCGCAGGTCGCGCGCGATTAATTGACCTGATGAGCTACTGCGCGTGTCGTCACGCCAAGCCTTCAACTCGTCAAGCGCGCACTGCAGGCGGAAAGCGGAAATTAGCCGTCTGAAGTGGGTTTGAACGGGTTGACCGCGAACTGAATGACCCGGTAGGGACCGGTCTGGCGGGCGCGGGTATCCCACTGGCTGACGAATATCCGCAACTCATCGAGCGTGGAACCTGGCGAAATGTAGCCGCCGTACGGTTGCGCGAGCCGGTTGTCGTACGGCGGCGGCAGACTCTCCGCCGGGTCGGGCCACTCGTCGTGTCGCACCACCGTGGTCACCGGCGCGTCACCCAGCAATGTCGGGTCGTGGGCCACCCGGACCTCCATGTCGCCGGTGTTGGCGTTGAAATAGGACAGCACGGTCTGGCCATCGATCTGCCTGATGCTCATCTCGCCCACCTGGTCGGGCCACAGCGGCGTCGGTGGCTTGTTCCAACCACCGCCGGGTCCCGCCGCCCAGCCCTGCCACCGCGAACGGTCGGTGAACGCTTGGGGCGTGGCCCGGTATAGCACCACCGGTTGCCTGCGGGTGAAGCTGTTGGCCACGATGTAGACCCAGCCGCTTGGCGAATCGGGGGTTGGGATGGGGTCGTAGTACCCGCTGATCTGCGTCTGATGGTCGTCCTGGAAGGAGGCGTCGCGCCGCGATCCCGGAACGGTCTGCCAGCCGCCGCGCGCCGGTTCGGCAACCACTAGCCGCGAGTTCAACGGCTCCAGGTCTTTCGTCGTAGCCACCATCAGGTAGTTGCGCCGGTTGATCTGGACCACCCCGGCGGGCAGCTGCGAAGTCCCCGGCGGTGTGGGATCGGCCAGTAGCGGTTTGCTGATGCCGGTGACGCCCGTATAGCGCACCCCGTCGGGATCGTCGACCGATGCGGTGTCGACATGCAACGCGATCGGCGCGTACCAGCCGCCGAACCCGACGCCCTGACCGGCAAAGCTGTCGCCGCATACCTGCAGCAGTTGGCTGGGGAACTCCACGAACTCGCACAGGTCGGTGGCACCGATCCCGTAGTCGCCGGTCGGGGTTCCGGTACCGGCCGTCGGACCGATCCGTAGCACTTGACCCGGTGCCAGCGGCCGCAGGATCGGCTCCGGTGCGGGTGCGGGCGGATCGGCGTGTGCGATCCAACATGCACCCCAAAAGAATTGTGGCACAACCAAACACAACAATGCCGCGGTATGCCCGCGGATCACAATTCAGAAGCCAGCAGCTCGGCGATCTGAATTGTGTTCAGCGCCGCCCCCTTGCGAAGGTTGTCACCCGAAACGAACAGCGCCAGGCCACGACCGTCCGGGACTCCGGGGTCCGGGCGGACGCGGCCGACCAGTGATTCGTCGACGCCGGCGGCAGCCAGGGGTGTGGGTATATCGACGAGCTTCACACCCGGGGCGCCGCCGAGCAGTTCGCGAGCCCGCTGCGGCGAGAGCGGCCGGGCGAATTCGGCGTTGATCGACAGCGAGTGGCCGGTGAATACCGGAACCCGCACACAGGTGCCGCTCACCAACAAGTGCGGAATGCCGAGGATCTTGCGGCTCTCAAAGCGCAGCTTCTGGTCCTCGTCGGTTTCGCCGGAGCCGTCGTCGACCAGCGATCCGGCCAGTGGCACCACGTTAAACGCAATGGGCGCAACGTATTTGCTTGGTGCCGGGAAATCCACGGCGTCACCGGCGTGCACCAACTGTTCGGCCTCCCCGATGACAGCACGCGCCTGAATGGCGAGTTCGTCCACCCCGGCCAGACCGCTGCCGGACACCGCCTGATAGGTAGACGCAACGATGCGCACCAACTGGGCTTCGTCGTGCAGCACCTTGAGCACCGGCATGGCGGCCATCGTGGTGCAGTTCGGGTTGGCGATGATGCCCTTCGGCCGCTTATGCGCGTCCCGGTGGAAGTTCACCTCCGACACCACCAGCGGCACGTCGGGGTCCTTTCGCCACGCCGACGAGTTGTCGATCACCGTCACGCCGGCGGCCGCGAACCGCGGCGCCTGCACCCTAGACATCGCCGCGCCGGCAGAGAACAGCGCGATGTCCAGCCCGCTCGGGTCGGCGGTTTCGGCGTCTTCGACCTCGATCTCTTGACCGCGGAAGGCCAGCTTGCGGCCCTGTGAGCGGGCGGAGGCGAAGAACCGCACGGATTGGGCCGGAAAGTCGCGTTCGTCGAGCAGGGTGCGCATCACCTGGCCCACCTGTCCGGTGGCGCCAACTACCCCAATTGACAAGCCCATTTACCGCCCCGTCCCCGCGTACACCGTCGCCGTCTCCTCGCCACCAAGACCGAATGCCTCATGCAAAGCAACGACGGCCTTGTCGAGTTCGGTGTCACGGCACAACACCGAGATGCGGATCTCGGAGGTGGAGATCAGCTCGATGTTGACCCCGACCGCGGCCAGCGCTTCACAGAAGGTCGCCGTAACCCCGGGATGGCTGCGCATGCCCGCCCCGATCAGCGACACCTTGCCGATGTGGTCGTCGTAGAGCAGCTGGGTGAAGCCGATCTCGTCCTTAAGCGCGTCCAGCTTGGCCACCGCCGTGGGCCCGCTGTCGCGGGAACAGGTGAAGGTGATGTCGGTCTTGCCATCCTCGACCTTGGAGACGTTTTGCAGCACCATGTCGATGTTCACATCGGCGTCGGCGACGGCGCGAAACACTTTGGCGGCGTACCCCGGTATGTCGGGGAGCCCGACAACAGTCACCTTGGCCTCGCTGCGGTCGTGCGCGACTCCGGTCAGGATGGGGTCTTCCATGGCTATGTCCTTGATCGATCCGACGACGACGGTGCCTAGCTTGTCCGAATACGACGACCGAACATGCACCGGAATGTTATGGCGCCGTGCGTATTCCACACAGCGCAGCATCAGTACCTTGGCGCCGCAGGCGGCCATTTCGAGCATCTCTTCGAAGGTCACCGTGTCGAGCTTGCGAGCGTTGTGCACGATGCGTGGGTCGCCGCTGAAGATGCCGTCCACATCGGTGTAGATCTCGCAGACGTCGGCGCCCAGGGCCGCGGCCATGGCGACGGCGGTGGTGTCCGAGCCCCCGCGCCCCAAGGTGGTGACGTCGCGGGTGTCCTGGCTGACGCCTTGGAATCCCGCGACCAACACAATCCGGCCTTCGTCGAGCGCGGTTTGCAGACGCCCCGGGGTGACGTCGATGATCTTCGCGTTGCCGTGAGTGCCGGTGGTGATCACGCCCGCTTGCGAACCGGTGAATGACCGGGCATGAGCCCCCAGCGATTCGATTGCCATGGCCACCAACGCGTTGGAGATGCGTTCACCGGCGGTCAGCAGCATGTCCAATTCCCGGGGTGGCGGGGCTGGGCATACCTGCTGAGCCAGGTCCAGCAGGTCGTCGGTGGTGTCGCCCATCGCCGAGACCACCACGACGACGTCGTTTCCCTGCTTCTTGGTCTCGACGATGCGCTCAGCGACGCGGCGGATCCGGTCGGCGTCGGCCACCGAAGATCCGCCGTACTTCTGCACGACGAGCGCCACTGAATCCCTTCCCGGCTTGGCGATAAGTCCACAACAGAATACGTGGTGGCCGAGTGTGGGCTCTCAGCACGGAAACTGCGACGAAACCGTCCATAAGTCCCACGCTCGGCGGCTCAGACCGCGGGTTTTGGTCGAGGCGGCACTAGCGGTAGAGTTCAGGACGTGCAGCGGGTGCTCCTCCTCGGACGCCGCGACGGGGTCTGATCCAGACCGGCTTCCCGTCGCGGGTCGTTCGCGATGCGCCGGTCTGAGGTTCCTTCTAACTTCCCCGGAGCAACTACCGTGACTAATCCTGATTCACCCGACGCCTATCAGTCAGCCCGCACCATCGTGAAACCCGCCGGCCCACCCAGGCCCGGCCAGCCCGTCTGGAACCCGCAGCGAGGTTCCGCGATGCCGGTCAACCGGTACCGACCGTTCGCCGATGAGGTCGAGCCCATCCGGGTCCCCAGCCGCACCTGGCCCGACCGTGTGATCGATCGCGCGCCCCTGTGGTGCGCGGTGGATCTGCGCGACGGCAACCAGGCGCTGATCGACCCGATGAGCCCGGCCCGCAAGCGCCGCATGTTCGACCTGCTGGTCCGCATGGGCTACAAGGAGATCGAGGTCGGGTTTCCGTCGGCCAGTCAGACCGACTTCGACTTCGTCCGCGAGATCATCGAGCAGGGCGCGATTCCCGACGACGTCACCATCCAGGTGCTGACCCAATGCCGGCCCGAGCTGATCGAGCGCACCTTCGAGGCGTGTTCGGGTGCAGCCCGCGCGATCGTGCACTTCTACAACTCGACGTCAATCCTGCAGCGCCGCGTGGTATTTCGCGCCGACCGCGCCGCCGTACAAGCGATCGCGGTGGACGGGGCGCACAAGTGCGTCGAGGAGGCCGCGAAATACCCGGGCACGCAGTGGCGGTTCGAGTACTCGCCGGAGTCCTACACCGGCACCGAGCTGGAATACGCCAAGCAGGTGTGCGACGCCGTCGGCGAGGTCATCCAACCGACGCCGGACAATCCGATCATCTTCAACCTGCCCGCCACCGTCGAGATGGCAACCCCCAACGTCTACGCCGACTCGATCGAGTGGATGAGCCGCAACCTGGCCAACCGGGAGTCGGTGATTCTGAGCCTGCATCCCCACAATGACCGCGGAACCGCCGTCGCCGCAGCCGAATTGGGCTTTGCCGCCGGCGCCGACCGGATCGAGGGCTGCCTGTTCGGCAACGGCGAGCGCACCGGCAACGTGTGCCTGGTGACGCTGGGGCTCAACCTGTTCTCCCGCGGCGTGGACCCGCAGATCGATTTCTCCAACATCGACGAGATCCGGCGTACCGTGGAGTACTGCAACCAGCTGCCGGTGCACGAGCGTCACCCCTATGGCGGGGACCTGGTGTACACCGCGTTCTCGGGTAGCCACCAGGACGCCATCAACAAGGGTCTGGACGCGATGAAGTTCGACGCCGACGCCGCCGACACCGACGTGGACGAAATGCTCTGGCAGGTGCCCTATCTGCCGATCGACCCCAAGGACGTCGGACGTACCTACGAGGCAGTGATCCGGGTCAACTCGCAGTCCGGCAAGGGCGGGGTGGCCTACATCATGAAGGCGGACTACGGCCTGGCCCTGCCGCGACGGCTGCAGATCGAGTTCTCCCGCGTGATCCAAGAGATCGCAGAGGGCACGGCGGGCGAGGGGGGTGAGGTCTCGCCGAAGGAGATGTGGGATGCGTTCGCCGAGGAGTACCTGGCCCCGGTGTGGCCGCTGGAGCGCATGAAGCAGCATGTCGATGCGTCCGACGAGGACGGCGGCACTACCAGCATCAAGGCGACCGTCAAGGTCAACGGGGTCGAGACCGAGATCAGCGGTTCGGGCAACGGCCCGTTGGCCGCGTTCGTCCATGCGCTTGGCGGCGTCGGGTTCGACGTAGCGGTCCTGGACTACTCCGAACACGCGATGAGTTCCGGCGACGATGCTCAGGCGGCTGCTTATGTTGAGGCTTCGGTAGCCGTGCCGATCGCGAGCGCGGCGCAGCCGGGCGAAGCGGGTCGGCACGCAGACAGCCCCGTGCCGATCGCGAGCGCGGCGCAGCCGGGCGAAGCGGGTCGGCACGCAGACAGCCCCGTGCCGATCGCGAGCGCGGCGCAGCCGGGCGAAGCGGGTCGGCACGCAGACAGCCCCGTGCCGATCGCGAGCGCGGCGCAGCCGGGCGAAGCGGGTCGGCACGCAGACAGCCCCCGCCGAACGGTGTGGGGCGTGGGCATAGCGCCGTCGATCACTACGGCGTCGCTGCGCGCCGTAGTGTCGGCGGTCAACCGAGCAAGCAATGCACGATAACGGGGATGCCCAGGCG is a genomic window containing:
- the leuA gene encoding 2-isopropylmalate synthase, translated to MTNPDSPDAYQSARTIVKPAGPPRPGQPVWNPQRGSAMPVNRYRPFADEVEPIRVPSRTWPDRVIDRAPLWCAVDLRDGNQALIDPMSPARKRRMFDLLVRMGYKEIEVGFPSASQTDFDFVREIIEQGAIPDDVTIQVLTQCRPELIERTFEACSGAARAIVHFYNSTSILQRRVVFRADRAAVQAIAVDGAHKCVEEAAKYPGTQWRFEYSPESYTGTELEYAKQVCDAVGEVIQPTPDNPIIFNLPATVEMATPNVYADSIEWMSRNLANRESVILSLHPHNDRGTAVAAAELGFAAGADRIEGCLFGNGERTGNVCLVTLGLNLFSRGVDPQIDFSNIDEIRRTVEYCNQLPVHERHPYGGDLVYTAFSGSHQDAINKGLDAMKFDADAADTDVDEMLWQVPYLPIDPKDVGRTYEAVIRVNSQSGKGGVAYIMKADYGLALPRRLQIEFSRVIQEIAEGTAGEGGEVSPKEMWDAFAEEYLAPVWPLERMKQHVDASDEDGGTTSIKATVKVNGVETEISGSGNGPLAAFVHALGGVGFDVAVLDYSEHAMSSGDDAQAAAYVEASVAVPIASAAQPGEAGRHADSPVPIASAAQPGEAGRHADSPVPIASAAQPGEAGRHADSPVPIASAAQPGEAGRHADSPRRTVWGVGIAPSITTASLRAVVSAVNRASNAR